CTCGGTCTTTTTTCGGTCTCAACAAAGCCCGGATACCGGGATTAACCACACGTTTTATTTTAGAAGCTACTTTTCATGGTACCCATAGATGGCTTCTCTCCCATGTATTGAAAGCTCCAGACATCATTGAAACAATGTACATGCATGTTTTTTCGAAGTTGCTTTCACCGATATTGAAACAATGTGCATGCGTGCAAACTCAACTTCACCCACTTCGTGTACAAACCAGGTATCGGTTTACTAGGGGATAAACACACTTTGGCATTTCATCGTGCAAACCGTGCAGACTCAACTTTATCCATTTCATGTACCACACATGGCGAATCGACATTTCCTTCGAACTTGACTAACAAATTCAGCAAACCAAGCATCCTTAAATTTAGTGAGgcttcaaagaaagaaagggggGAATTACCTTTCTCAATGGAAATTGAAGCAGTAAGAAAATGAGAACGACTAGATGAAGGCGAAGCGCCGGGCAATGGACGAAGGCATTGGTCGATAGGGGTCTCAATTAATGATTTGGGCGTCGAGCGACTAGACAAAACGTGTAGTGCAAAGGACGAAAGGTCACCGATGATTTGGGAACTGGTTTGGTCAACATATCTGCTAGATTCTCCACCATAGGTACTTTCTACACCGTAACGGTATCCTTAGCAACCTCATCACGCGCAAAATGATATCGAATGTCAATGTGTTTTGTTCTCTCGTGATACATCATGTTCTTGGTCAATTGGATTGCACTTTGGCTATCGCAAAAGATAACAGATGATCCCTCTTGCATCATCTCAAGTTTTGTAACCAAACGCTTCAACCAAAGAGCTTCTTTTGCTGTTTCCGTCGCTACCATGTACTCTGCTTCAATGGTAAATGAAGCAATTGTGTCATGTAAAGTTGCTCTCCAACTAACCGCGGAACCATCAAGCGTAAAAACATAACTTGTCAAAGATATCATTTTGTCGAGATCAACTACATTGTTAGAATCAATGAAGCCAACAAGTGAATGCCCTATATCACAACCTCTACAAAGATCAAACCAGCATCTAAGGTACCCTGGATATACTGAAGAATCCACTTCACTGCTTGCCGGTGAGCTTTACTCGAATATGCCATATACCTACTTATAACACTAATCGCTTGGAAAATGTTTGGACGAGTGCAAACCATAGTGTACATAAgactacccacggcactagaatatgGAACTTGAGACAtctcctctttctcttctttgattttaGGTGACAAAGAAGTAGAAAGTTTAAAATGGAACGCTAAATGAGTACTTGTCGATTTAACATTCTTCATGCCGAAATGTTCAAGCACTTTCTCAATATACCCCTTCTGCAAAAGGTATAACTTCCCAACCTGTTTATCTCTGCGAATCTCCATACCTAGAATTTTCTTGACAGTCCAGGATGCTTCATCTCAAATTCCATGCTAAGTTGCCTCTTTAACAATTGTATTTTTAACGTATCCTTCGCTGCAATaagcatatcatccacatacaataacaaaaaaaataaaagaaccatcATGCAATCTCTTATAGTACACATTACTGTCATGTGCACTTCGCAAGTAGCCATGACTTAACATAAAGCTATCAAATCTCTTGTATCATTGTCGTGAagattgcttgagaccataCAATGAGTGTTTCAACCTGCAAAAGTAATCTTCTTTATCCTCAACAACGAATCCCTTGGGTTGAGACATATAGATTGTCTCCTCAAGCTTGTCATGTAGAAAAGCGACCTTGACATCAAGTTGCTCAAGTTCTATATCATAAAAGGCCACTAACGTGAGCAACACATGAATGAAACTATGTTTCACAACTGGAGAAAACATTTTATTAAAGTCTATCCCCTCTTTCTGACTAAAACCATTCGTTACCAAACGTGCttgaatctttcatcttcaacctctggaattccctcttttcttttgaaaatccacttgcATCCAACATCTCTTTTGCCCTTAGGCAATTTCACAAGATCCCAAGTTTGGTTCTTATGAATAGACTATATTTCTTCATTCATCGCAACAAGCCACTTCTCGGATTTAGAATAAATAGTAGCTTCATGGAATGCAGAAGGCTCTTCAACACCAATCTCTCCATCAATGGAAGAGCATATACTGCCAAATTAGCGAAACCATACATCGGGGGAGGCTTAATTTGCCTTTTAGCTCTCCTTGCAGCCAAAGTCCAAGGTTGTTCAACTTCTTCTACTTTATCTTTAATCGAATCTGAGTCTCTTGTTACTCACTATCACTTTCTGACTTAATAGGGACATATTCAAAGGTTCTCCGTGAATACTCTACACTAAATTCCACCTCTTTCACTACATTCTCTTTTTGAATATCTGTAGACTCAATAAATTTTCTCTAATCAAGTAtagaattttcatcaaaagtaacatccctATTGATTATAAATTTTGGTGATCGAGGGTGAGAACACTACAATCTATATCCCTTAACACCATCTACATAACCaacgaaaatacctttcttgGCTCTAGGTTTAAGCTTATCATGATAATAAGCGGGACATCCAAATGctttcaaaacagaataattAGAAGGTTCACTAGACCGTATCTCATTTGGAGTCTTACATTCAATTGCGATCGAAGGAGAATAATTTACCAAATAACATGTCATATTCACTGCTTTAACCCACAAATCTTTCTTAAGTCAAGCATTAAAAAGCATACATCTAGCTCTCTCTAAAAGTGTTTGGTTCATGCACTCCGCCACCTCATTCTACCGAGGTCTATACTGATCTGTTCAATGTCGAACAATCCCCGAATCTTCACAGTACTTGTTAAAATCACCTCCATAAAACTCAAGACCATTGTTTGTTCTGAGACGCTTTATCTTCTTGctagtttgattttcaatcaacatTCACTTCTTGAACGTATAAAAAATGTCACTTTTACGCTTTAAGAAATAAACCCAAACTTtccatgaaaaatcatcaataaatgtcatAATATAAATTGCACCACCTTTAGATGTAACCTATGCGGGTTCCCACAAATCGGAGTGAACGTAGTCAACTGTACCCTTCGTCGAGTGCATCCCAGTCTTGAAACTAACTTTGTGTTGTTTCTCGTAAACACAATGCTCGTAAAAATCAAGTGAGACGGTATGCTCTCCACAAAATAAACCATGTCTACTCAAGATAGTCATTCCTCTTTCTCTCATGTAGCCCAACCGCATACGCCACAATCTCGATTTATCGGACTATGAAGAGGATGATATATTTAAAGAACACACAATGGTGCTTTCCTACGTAACGTAAAGACCATTCTTCTTGTTGCCTCTCATCACAGTCAATGAGCCCTTTGAAGTTTCAAAACTCCACCTTCACCGATGTACATATATCCACTGGAATCCAAAGCGCCCAACGAAATAagattcttcttcaaatttgggaTGTGCCTAACATTTGTCAAAGTTTTTACTACCTtgtcatgacatttgatccGTACCGTATCAATACCCACAATCCCGCAAATTGCATTGTTGCCCATCAAAACCGAACCACCACTAACTTTCTCATACATGTGAAACCAATCTCTATTTGGGCACATATGATATGAACATGccgaatccaaaatccattcatCATTTACACGACAATCTGAAGAcaaaatagtaaaaatattaTCTACATTAGCAGACTTATTATCCTTCACCGGACTAGCCAAATCAAAGCTCTCCATCAACTTTTTCCCTTTAGCCTTGAGCAAAGGACACTCGTTTTTATAGTGTCCGAACTTGTGACAATAGTGATACTCAACTTTTCTCTTGTCTTGGCCCGAACTAAACTTCGAACGCACTTTATTGTCATTGTGCCTATCCCAATGATTCGACCTTCCCCTAATAACTAAGTCATCATGTAGCACAACGCTCCGAGTACTACTAGTAGAGCCGTGATGCCCAGGCTGTGACATATAACTATTAAGATTGGTCATGTACATATATTGTCACACAGTGGAAGAACTCAATTTCGAATTAAGTGAAATTAGCAAGTTAATACTCAAGAGTCACACATAAACCATCATGCCACCTTGGATATATACAAACATAAGTTCAGGTGATTACATTAGTTGACATATCTTCGTAAAAATGGTTAACCTGGGGTTTCTATGGGTTACCTAACCCCTACTACGTACAAACAAAACACCCCCTAACCATCCATAAGTCAAAATGCTGCAACTCCAGCTCCAAGTCTGCAGTCTTCTCAAAAACATGCTTGGCCACTCCGTCCCCACCTAGGTTGCCATTGTGGCAACCCTCCTCCAACAGCTCCACCATCGGCGGCGTCGTCGTCGTCACCTCCATCGAAGAGATCGTGAGGGATAGGGCCTTCATGCTGTCGGTTGATTACTAGGAACACGGATACAAACCTATAAACCACTAGGGCCATGCGGACTCCGACATCAACAAGGCTTTGTGGAGAGCCGGCCAGGAGGATGTCGCTCAAGAGTACtaagaaaattcaatttgagaaactttctctctcttttaattatTGCCGGGCGGATTGCACGAAGCTAAGGGGGAAATCATGGGTTTCCTTTCCCCATATTTCTAATCATCACGTTCTTGGTGAAGCTTAGAAGGTATTTGCTAAATGGCAACTCCACTCGTCACACTCTATTACCACATGTGCATGGCAACTCCATCTCCCCTTCATTCTTTGCACACGGCCATCCCTTCATTGCCACCCACCACCTAGCCAATTTCATGAGATATTACTCCCCTCTAGATCTTGGTCGTGTCACACACATATTAAGCCGTGTATCAATAGGTTGTGGATTTAATGTGGATGCAATTCTTCGGCTGAATCCTAAGAAAATAATCCATCCCTAGCATTGAATAATCAACCGCGCTACATTGCATatatttgaaaagttttgaacCGTAGGTCTTAGACTTAGGATAGACGAATTTTCTAAgataaaattctcaaaaatttgatcgtccaaacgATATGTGACATCGCACATTTTTCCAATCGATTGTTCCTCGTATAACTTATTACGAACACCTTTCGCAATATATCCAAAATGACCTTCATATGGGGAAATGAACTTTCGCCGTACTATATAGGGTTTTCATAACATTATCGAATGGTATGTTCTAAAAAGAACATTTATTGGAAAAGGGTATATCGGTCTCAATTACAACCCCCTATGGTAGTAGTCGACCCCTTATAGTTAAAATAACAATTAACTTAGGGAGCTGATTTTCAGTATGCTACACATCGCCTTTATCTATACTAATACTCGCATTCAACTTTGTATGCATCTCCACGGAATTCAGCGAGGCCTTCACATCCTCAAAAGTTATGAATTCTCTTCCATACAACATAGAATTCACGAAATTCTCATACGAGTTCTATAGCGAGCATAACACAATTACAACTTGATCTTcatcatctaacttcaaatctaGATTTTTTATATCCATTAtgattttattaaattcatctaaatGTTATTGGATATGAGTACCTTCTTACATCTTTAGCGTGTAAAGATATTGCTTCAAACATAATCTCGTCATAGAAGATTTCTTCATATAGAGACTCTCTAGCTTTTGCCACAATCCCGAAGCCCTTTTTTTATCAGCAACTTCACGAAGCACCTTGTTAGAAAATGACAATTGGATAGTGCTGTGCAccttctcttccatctcctcgaTGTTTGCCATAGTCATGTTGTCAGAATAATTCCCATCTAAGGCTCTAATAGAACCTTCCCGACGCAACAATTGTTCATCTTGATCTTCCACAACCCAAACTTGTTTTGGCCATTGAAGGGTTCCACTTCGAACTTGATAGATGCCATCTTGAACAAAAGATTGAAATTCcttcgctccgataccaatttgTTGCGAAAAACACTAAGAGATGTGCgaattcaagagcaaaatagcaaaggatgaaagtaaaatgaAAAGCGCAGGAGACACGATATacgtgaaaaatccaaaatggaaaaaaccacgtggagagagaagggtttcactatcttcaataacgAGTATAAGTGTACAATCAAAGATGTAAGGATCTAGCAAgagaagtgaaaaagaaaaggtttcgGTATAAAAGCGAAAAGCTCGGGGCAGAAACTAAAACAAGCGTTACAATATAATACGCAACATATCTCTTTTATAGCCCCTctaaaagaaaaccctaaaacaaAAGTCTGTGGTCCAAACTaccttttatcttttatttgaaaGTTAAAATAACAGCACTTTAggtaagaaaaattttcaatcaaatttttttaagggaatgacgtcattttctctttttagtgTCCATATCAAGACTCGCCGACACCGACTTGGAATCCATGTCGGACTTTTCCAGCTAAGTTTGGCCGGAAGgactaaggctgcgtttgggaaCCACATTTGCAAGGCTCTTTGGATCTTTAAAGGGACCTCGACAAAAGCAAGTGTGTTTGGTAAGTATTATAGAAAACCCATTTGGAGAATGTTAGCATTTCCAAGTATCCTCAAAGGGCCTTCAGCTCAAGGCAGCCTCCTACCCGCTTAGGCATTCTGGCTTCTCGGCATACTGCTAGGCTTGGGGTCaatgaaattttacaatttcCCATCTCATCCTTGCTCAACCATCATAATTCCCAACTTACCCCTTTAAAACAAAAACCTTGTGATTCTCTTCTTTGTTGCCTCCCTCCCACCCGATGCTCGCTCTCACTCTTCTCCTCTCAAACTCGGGATGGGAACAAGAAGAAACAAGTCATTCTTGTGTTTTTGGATTTATGTAGAGACAGGGGAGTTGAGTTCAATGAATATGAGTGTTTAGGTTGTTGTAATAACCTTTTCAAGTTGAAATGATCACCGAAGAGGCATGACATTTTGTGAGTAGTTGTCTTCTTCGTTTCCTTTTGGCAAGTTGAACTTAGTTTAGCAAAGATCAATTGTTTGCTTTTGAGATTTgatccaatatatatatttgtgggTTGATCATTATGACCTTTCTCACGATATGCGGTTTTGCAATTTATCCTTCCGATcgattaatttcttttatcttttggtttaatagtattttatgTAAACTACTTGCGAAGCTTCTAGTAGAATTACATGTGCAATATTTATTTGTGCTTGTCCCGCTCGACTCTACTCGAAGTTTCGGTTattataaacttattataaaagCTTATTGTATCATCGCTTAATTAAGATTTCCATACGGGCTATCGAGAAGTGTTCAACCTTGCCCATTTCTCGCGCTGTTTAGAAATTGAGTGAGTCTTTGGTGttttaaaaagaattgaaaGATTCTAACTAATTTGTTaatagtttgaccaaaaaaataaaaactgatTTGTTAATATGTGTCTTTTGCATTACTCTcaacatgaaaatataaaagttaccgttattgttttttatttcaattttaaacaagtaaaattaaaaaatttaaattgattacTTTTCACATATACGTTTATCAAACAACATTTCCCCAAAGTTCCTTCCCAAAGCAAATTTCAATTATAGCTTACCAAACAGTCTTTGCATTTCAGCAAATCCTTTTAGGCCAAAGGCCTCTGCCTTTTCCCAAAGGCTTTTCACAAAATCCGAATCAAACGCACCCTAAATGGATatcaatgtaaaaggtttagaactgaattggtaccaatgcaaaaggtttagaacttttttggtacttttcccatggATTAACGGGGCTTAGGGATTGGACCAACAATCATATTTGGCTGAGATACTCTTTCTTGCTTTGTTCTCTTTGGAAAGAAAGAGCttttaaaatcacaaaatggaCAGCGGAAAATTTAAATATGATGTTCTGGATCATATTCAGGCGTATACATTAGCCCTTAAATTGGGAAGATGCAAATCCTTTTAATCAAATTAACCGGTAACTCGGATGAGAAGTAACTACTCCGCAAGTTTCCTTTATATCGATATCATCTTAAGTCATTGCGAGATATATGACCCGTTGGTGCTCGGATTATTTTGTTTCCTGATGCTGCTGGCATCTTTGACTAAACAAGCTGACTTCTTCAAATTCAGGAGACTATAGCGAAAACCTTCCGAGTCCCTACAAGAGTTATGGACAAAGCAACCATGTTAATTCTAACCTATTTTTCCAGAGGTCACTAAACCGGAACCATCACTCTAAATTTCAAAACACCTAGATGTCGAAGCTCAAATTGTAGTATCGTAGGGGAACCTAGTGGATGCCAGCCACTTATCTGCCCAAATGAATGGCGAGATCATGAAAGGTGAAGTGTCTCGGTAACGCATGACGTGAAAGCCGCGCCAGCGGACTCTACGAGCAGTGGTCGAACCGGGGCCACGATTCTTGTACTCGCCGTAGTACAAGGTGTCAGGAACTCCCTTATCATTCCAGGGCGACCAACCCGCAGGGTCGATGTGTCCACCGATGTAGGAGTTAAGGATCACTGTCCTAGAGTAAGCCTGCCAAGGTCTCCCCAGGTAATTCTTCACACGAGAGGAGGCCAAGCCAGGGGAGGCCAGGATGGAGCACCTGTGAAGGGAGAAACCGCTGTCTTGGGTTGGCACTTGTCTCGATTGGGCCGTGACAGTAGTGAATTGCTGGGGCAATGGCCTTTTCGATATCACCCGGCAAGACTGGAAGACAGCCGAAGCATCGCCACATATGAAGTCGACTGTTCCCGAGATGTTGCATTCGCGGTAAAACTGTTTGCCCGAGTGCGCGTACAGCGTGTCCTGGTAGCCATGGATGCCACAATGGTAGAACGCGGCAAAATCCGCGTTCACTCGGAGCGCAGCAGCTTGATGCTTGGCGGGTCCTGCCGTGTTCGCGAACGTGATGTCCCTCGCCATGAATCCTCGAGCCGAAATGCCTGTCGGGAAAACGAAGCCAAAGTGTGTATTAAGAATTCTGAAGACTTCTTATTGAGAAAAGAGGATGATATTCCCATGTCACACGAGATATTTTACCAACGGTTGCCGTTTGGTAAGTCTGCCACCCGTCCACATAATTTCGGTTCCCGGTGATGATGGTTCGGCCGTCTCCGTCTCCTACCAAGAAGATGTTCGTCTTATGGGCCGGAATCCGCAAAAGCTCACGGTAAACTCCCTTCTTGATATGAATTATTGTCCTGCGATTACTGTTATCCGGGACGGCCAACCTAATCGCGTCGGATATGGTTCTGAACATCCCGCTTCCATCTGCAGCCACGGTGATCACCTTCCGAGGATGAAAGCTTGTAATGGGGGCCTCCAAGAGTGAGCGGTCATTCCTAGACAGCCACTCTGCGGAGCTCATCTGCCTCCGGTGACGTCTCGGTTCTTGCAGCAACTCTGCCTTATAGACAACAGAGAGTGACGTGTTGACGTGCTCGTAGGAATGGCGAAAGGAACTTTCCAGGACATCCTTGAGCGGTCCCGAGGTTG
This sequence is a window from Rhodamnia argentea isolate NSW1041297 chromosome 3, ASM2092103v1, whole genome shotgun sequence. Protein-coding genes within it:
- the LOC125314138 gene encoding probable pectinesterase/pectinesterase inhibitor 12, which gives rise to MASFIASLLLLVVLKQSAAASGISSSDSSPVDDLLLSLKTPLFAATDILTVLESANRADIVEEKRGTLEACEELHQISISNLKESLLEIADLSKVRGLLSSVLTNHWTCLEGLRSTSGPLKDVLESSFRHSYEHVNTSLSVVYKAELLQEPRRHRRQMSSAEWLSRNDRSLLEAPITSFHPRKVITVAADGSGMFRTISDAIRLAVPDNSNRRTIIHIKKGVYRELLRIPAHKTNIFLVGDGDGRTIITGNRNYVDGWQTYQTATVGISARGFMARDITFANTAGPAKHQAAALRVNADFAAFYHCGIHGYQDTLYAHSGKQFYRECNISGTVDFICGDASAVFQSCRVISKRPLPQQFTTVTAQSRQVPTQDSGFSLHRCSILASPGLASSRVKNYLGRPWQAYSRTVILNSYIGGHIDPAGWSPWNDKGVPDTLYYGEYKNRGPGSTTARRVRWRGFHVMRYRDTSPFMISPFIWADKWLASTRFPYDTTI